In a single window of the Flavobacterium sp. W4I14 genome:
- a CDS encoding molecular chaperone GrpE (product_source=KO:K03687; cath_funfam=2.30.22.10,3.90.20.20; cog=COG0576; ko=KO:K03687; pfam=PF01025; superfamily=51064,58014), translated as MFNKKKNNDKEENIMNPENTSENTAENVENTDAPIAETEQAPELSAEEKLQAEVQQLNDKYLRLYAEFDNYKRRTQKERVELLQTAGKDVIVSLLPVLDDFDRALKAMETAADVAPVKEGILLVSTKLKNTLAQKGLKDVESISQPFNTDFHEAITNIPAPSDDLKGKVIDEVEKGYTLNDNVIRFAKVVVGA; from the coding sequence AAAATACATCAGAAAATACTGCTGAGAATGTAGAGAATACTGATGCTCCTATCGCTGAAACTGAGCAGGCGCCCGAATTATCTGCAGAAGAAAAATTGCAAGCGGAAGTTCAACAACTTAACGACAAATATTTACGTTTATACGCGGAGTTCGATAATTATAAACGTCGTACACAAAAAGAACGCGTAGAATTATTGCAAACGGCTGGTAAAGATGTAATTGTTTCACTTTTACCTGTTTTAGATGATTTTGACCGTGCATTAAAAGCAATGGAAACTGCTGCTGACGTTGCCCCGGTTAAAGAAGGCATTTTATTGGTAAGCACCAAGCTAAAAAACACTTTGGCACAAAAAGGATTGAAAGATGTAGAAAGCATCAGTCAACCTTTCAATACCGATTTCCACGAAGCAATTACCAACATCCCTGCTCCTAGCGATGATCTTAAAGGGAAAGTGATAGACGAAGTTGAAAAAGGTTATACCTTAAATGATAATGTAATCCGCTTTGCTAAAGTTGTAGTTGGAGCGTAA
- a CDS encoding protein CpxP (product_source=KO:K06006; cath_funfam=3.40.50.10330; cleavage_site_network=SignalP-noTM; cog=COG2900; ko=KO:K06006; pfam=PF07813; smart=SM01071; superfamily=90257): protein MKKLMMICGLMLGIAGFANAQQGGGQGRMMMKPEERVKQLDEKLKLSDDQKTKLTTVFTEQAETMKKMREEMQGGGDRDAMREKMQKMRADNDAKVTAVLTDDQKKTYEAWQKEQRAEMEKRRQGGGNN, encoded by the coding sequence ATGAAAAAATTAATGATGATTTGCGGATTGATGCTAGGAATAGCTGGTTTCGCTAACGCGCAGCAAGGTGGTGGACAAGGCAGGATGATGATGAAGCCTGAAGAACGTGTAAAACAGTTAGACGAAAAATTAAAGTTATCTGATGATCAAAAAACAAAGTTAACCACTGTTTTTACCGAGCAGGCAGAAACCATGAAAAAAATGCGTGAGGAAATGCAAGGTGGTGGCGATAGAGATGCAATGAGAGAGAAAATGCAAAAAATGCGTGCTGACAATGATGCAAAAGTAACAGCAGTATTAACAGACGATCAGAAAAAAACTTACGAAGCCTGGCAAAAAGAGCAACGTGCTGAAATGGAAAAACGTAGACAAGGTGGTGGAAATAACTAA
- a CDS encoding uncharacterized protein YecE (DUF72 family) (product_source=COG1801; cath_funfam=3.20.20.410; cog=COG1801; pfam=PF01904; superfamily=117396), with amino-acid sequence MKWRIGCSGFYYREWKEIFYPKGLAQKDWFKYYCEHFNTIEINSTFYKMPTQKSFDKWYNESPGDFLFTIKAPRLITHYKQFNECEQLINDFYDAIQIGLKEKLGCVLFQFPPKFDYNADRLNLLIENLRPDFKNVVEFRHISWFDEEIYKNLAPNNIIFSGQSYPSSLPDEVIQNTSTVYYRFHGKPVLYKSEYDINVIKAFKNQIKDTESEIFVYFNNTWGVGALHNAKQLQVLSLQSDVTTASII; translated from the coding sequence ATGAAATGGAGAATTGGTTGCTCAGGCTTCTATTATCGTGAATGGAAAGAGATTTTCTATCCAAAAGGTTTGGCACAAAAAGATTGGTTCAAATATTATTGCGAGCATTTTAACACAATAGAGATCAATTCTACCTTTTATAAAATGCCAACTCAAAAATCGTTCGATAAGTGGTATAATGAAAGTCCAGGTGATTTTTTATTTACAATTAAGGCACCGCGGTTAATTACACATTATAAACAGTTCAATGAATGTGAACAACTCATAAACGATTTTTACGATGCCATTCAAATCGGATTAAAAGAGAAATTGGGATGTGTACTGTTTCAGTTTCCACCAAAGTTTGATTACAATGCGGACAGGTTAAACCTGTTGATCGAAAATTTAAGACCTGATTTTAAAAATGTGGTAGAGTTTCGCCACATTAGCTGGTTTGATGAAGAAATTTATAAAAACCTCGCTCCAAACAACATCATATTTAGCGGCCAAAGCTATCCTTCTTCCTTACCTGATGAGGTGATCCAGAATACATCAACCGTTTATTACCGTTTTCACGGGAAGCCTGTGCTTTATAAATCAGAATACGACATCAATGTTATTAAAGCTTTCAAAAATCAGATCAAGGATACAGAAAGCGAAATTTTTGTATATTTTAACAATACTTGGGGAGTTGGAGCATTGCATAACGCGAAACAATTACAGGTTTTATCATTGCAGTCTGATGTTACCACTGCTTCGATTATATGA
- a CDS encoding hypothetical protein (product_source=Hypo-rule applied; superfamily=49464), which produces MKTRINEVTIAEPCLQNWDEMDKGEGFNFCRACSKNVIDFSGYTNAEIISVLAEASSSVCGRLSNTQLNQLNYHLAIVPTINRNWMKYLGVLAIGVSVFTHNASAVSIKKSVEIVHTKEVGKLNKADEPTILRTFYGYMFLRNNKVPMAGLKLRLKGTNITAVTDKNGRYEFKIDDKLNWKYNELIADDSNYVVSFKLDAKTVKQKDYYPYRAEDTILGKIAVSSNKLLFMNTIK; this is translated from the coding sequence ATGAAAACGAGAATTAACGAAGTTACCATAGCCGAGCCATGTTTACAGAACTGGGATGAAATGGATAAAGGAGAAGGCTTTAATTTCTGTAGAGCTTGTAGCAAAAATGTAATTGACTTTTCGGGTTATACCAATGCCGAAATCATCAGCGTATTGGCTGAAGCCAGTTCTTCTGTATGTGGCCGCCTAAGCAATACCCAGTTAAATCAGCTTAACTACCATTTAGCTATTGTGCCAACAATAAATAGGAATTGGATGAAATATTTGGGCGTACTGGCAATAGGGGTAAGCGTTTTTACCCATAATGCGAGTGCCGTGTCCATTAAAAAATCTGTGGAGATTGTTCACACAAAGGAGGTTGGTAAATTAAATAAAGCAGATGAACCAACAATTTTGCGAACATTTTATGGCTATATGTTCTTAAGGAATAATAAAGTGCCAATGGCCGGTTTAAAACTTAGGTTAAAAGGCACAAATATTACGGCTGTTACTGATAAAAATGGACGTTATGAATTCAAAATAGACGATAAACTAAATTGGAAATACAATGAGCTAATTGCTGATGACAGCAATTATGTAGTATCATTTAAATTAGATGCAAAAACAGTTAAGCAAAAGGACTATTATCCTTACAGGGCAGAAGATACAATTTTAGGTAAGATTGCGGTTTCATCAAATAAACTTCTATTTATGAACACTATTAAATAA
- a CDS encoding 2Fe-2S ferredoxin (product_source=KO:K04755; cath_funfam=3.10.20.30; cog=COG0633; ko=KO:K04755; pfam=PF00111; superfamily=54292): protein MSIFKLKINFEEADHESIELPIAAGESVLDVCLDNGIELQHNCGGVCGCSTCHVYVTKGMDNIEEISDKEEDFIDRAVRPKITSRLGCQCVVINGDIEVTIPDQSDFMGH from the coding sequence ATGAGCATTTTTAAACTAAAAATAAATTTTGAAGAAGCAGATCACGAATCTATTGAATTACCAATAGCAGCCGGCGAATCTGTTTTAGATGTTTGTCTGGATAACGGAATCGAATTACAGCACAACTGTGGTGGTGTTTGTGGTTGCAGTACCTGCCATGTTTACGTAACAAAAGGTATGGATAATATCGAAGAGATTTCTGATAAAGAAGAAGACTTTATCGATAGAGCTGTTCGTCCGAAAATTACTTCCCGCTTAGGTTGCCAATGTGTGGTAATTAACGGGGATATCGAAGTTACCATTCCAGATCAGTCTGACTTTATGGGACACTAG
- a CDS encoding molecular chaperone DnaJ (product_source=KO:K03686; cath_funfam=1.10.287.110,2.10.230.10,2.60.260.20; cog=COG0484; ko=KO:K03686; pfam=PF00226,PF00684,PF01556; smart=SM00271; superfamily=46565,49493; tigrfam=TIGR02349), protein MSKRDYYDVLGVTRGAAADEIKKAYRKMAIKYHPDKNPGDKAAEDKFKEAAEAYEVLSSPDKKQRYDQYGHAGVGGASGGGYGGGGMNMDDIFSNFGDVFGGHNPFESFFGGGGGQQRGGRRVAKGSNLRIKVKLTLEEIAHGAEKKIKVNKLIVCKTCDGSGAKDKSSVSTCGTCGGSGQVRRVTNTILGQMQTASTCPTCNGSGQQITSKCTVCHGDGVVRGEETITINIPAGVSEGMQLSMSGKGNAAPNGGIPGDLIILIEETPHETLKREGNNIVYDLHLSFVDAALGMSIEVPTIDGKAKIKIDPGTQSGKLLRLKGKGLPEVNSYHRGDEIIHINIWTPKALSSDERNALEKLRESPNFKPQPGKNDKSFFERMKEYFE, encoded by the coding sequence ATGAGTAAAAGAGATTATTACGACGTATTAGGCGTAACTAGGGGCGCAGCCGCTGATGAGATAAAGAAAGCTTATCGCAAGATGGCGATTAAATACCATCCAGATAAAAATCCAGGAGATAAAGCTGCTGAAGATAAATTTAAGGAAGCGGCCGAAGCTTACGAAGTTTTAAGCAGTCCCGATAAAAAACAACGTTATGATCAATATGGTCATGCAGGTGTTGGTGGCGCAAGTGGCGGCGGTTACGGCGGTGGCGGCATGAACATGGACGATATTTTTAGCAATTTCGGCGATGTATTTGGCGGTCACAATCCTTTCGAAAGCTTTTTTGGTGGTGGTGGCGGTCAGCAACGTGGTGGCCGTCGTGTAGCCAAAGGCTCTAACCTACGTATAAAAGTTAAATTAACGCTAGAAGAAATTGCACATGGTGCAGAAAAGAAAATCAAGGTTAATAAACTAATTGTTTGTAAAACCTGCGATGGCTCTGGTGCGAAAGATAAATCATCGGTAAGTACCTGTGGTACCTGTGGCGGCAGCGGCCAGGTACGTAGAGTAACCAATACAATTTTAGGTCAGATGCAAACAGCATCTACCTGCCCTACCTGTAACGGTAGCGGTCAGCAAATTACCTCAAAATGTACAGTTTGTCATGGAGACGGTGTTGTACGTGGCGAAGAAACCATTACCATCAATATTCCTGCTGGTGTAAGTGAAGGTATGCAGTTAAGCATGAGTGGAAAAGGAAATGCTGCACCTAATGGCGGTATCCCAGGCGATTTAATTATCTTAATTGAAGAAACGCCACACGAAACCTTAAAACGCGAAGGCAACAATATCGTTTACGATTTACATTTAAGCTTCGTTGATGCTGCTTTAGGAATGAGCATTGAAGTACCGACCATCGATGGTAAAGCAAAAATCAAAATCGATCCGGGTACACAAAGCGGAAAATTATTACGCTTAAAAGGTAAAGGTTTACCAGAAGTGAATTCTTACCATAGAGGTGATGAAATTATCCACATCAACATCTGGACACCAAAAGCTTTAAGTAGCGACGAACGTAATGCTTTAGAGAAATTACGTGAATCGCCAAACTTTAAGCCTCAACCGGGTAAAAATGATAAGAGTTTCTTCGAAAGAATGAAAGAATACTTCGAGTAA
- a CDS encoding putative short-subunit dehydrogenase-like oxidoreductase (DUF2520 family) (product_source=COG5495; cath_funfam=1.10.1040.20,3.40.50.720; cog=COG5495; pfam=PF03807,PF10728; superfamily=48179,51735), giving the protein MKIVLLGSGNVATHLAKALKAKDEDVVQVYSPNLNHAKILADLIAAEAISDLNEVKQHADLYIISVKDDAIETVSESLKNVSGLVVHTSGTTDINILSSQVKKAGVFYPLQTFSKGKEISFENIPLCIEANDESQLAILNNLATKISRQVYELGGEKRKVLHLAAVFACNFPNHLYALANKILSQNGLDFEIIRPLIAETADKVMSNLPENVQTGPAVRADKSTLNKHLSMLTDMPELQNIYQTLSDSIKLTLK; this is encoded by the coding sequence ATGAAGATCGTTTTATTAGGTTCGGGAAACGTTGCCACACACTTAGCAAAAGCATTAAAAGCCAAAGATGAGGATGTGGTACAGGTGTACAGCCCAAATCTTAATCATGCAAAGATACTGGCTGATTTAATAGCAGCTGAGGCCATAAGCGATTTAAATGAGGTTAAACAGCATGCTGATTTATATATTATCTCGGTAAAGGATGATGCCATTGAAACCGTATCCGAATCATTAAAGAACGTAAGCGGTCTAGTGGTGCATACCTCCGGAACTACCGATATTAATATTTTATCGTCACAGGTAAAAAAAGCAGGTGTTTTTTATCCTTTGCAAACTTTTTCGAAAGGTAAAGAGATCTCATTTGAAAATATCCCGCTGTGTATCGAAGCGAACGATGAAAGCCAATTGGCGATTTTGAACAATCTTGCAACTAAAATTAGCCGTCAGGTGTACGAATTAGGTGGCGAGAAAAGAAAGGTATTACACCTTGCAGCGGTATTTGCCTGTAATTTTCCGAATCACTTATATGCTTTGGCGAATAAAATTTTAAGTCAGAACGGCTTGGATTTCGAAATCATCAGGCCGTTAATTGCTGAAACCGCCGATAAGGTAATGAGCAATCTACCTGAAAATGTGCAGACTGGGCCAGCAGTTAGGGCCGACAAAAGCACTTTAAATAAGCATTTGAGCATGTTAACCGATATGCCCGAATTGCAGAACATTTATCAAACATTGAGCGATAGCATAAAATTAACGCTGAAATAG
- a CDS encoding 3-deoxy-D-manno-octulosonate 8-phosphate phosphatase (KDO 8-P phosphatase) (product_source=KO:K03270; cath_funfam=3.40.50.1000; cog=COG1778; ko=KO:K03270; pfam=PF08282; superfamily=56784; tigrfam=TIGR01670), with protein MFLQKLKEITTFIFDVDGVLTDGSVQVTDNGQSLRTFNIKDGYAMQLAVKKGYKICIISGGDGIAMGKRFFNLGVTDVFLGAGDKVAIFNQYLQDKNITAGEVLYMGDDIPDLKVMKLVGLPTCPADAVEEIKAISAFISPYNGGKTAVRDIIEKVMKVQGRWHDENPNAADSGM; from the coding sequence ATGTTTTTACAGAAACTAAAAGAGATCACTACTTTCATTTTTGACGTAGATGGTGTGCTTACCGATGGATCAGTTCAGGTGACTGATAATGGCCAGTCGTTGCGCACTTTTAACATTAAAGATGGTTACGCCATGCAGTTGGCGGTTAAAAAAGGATATAAGATCTGTATTATATCTGGTGGAGATGGTATTGCCATGGGGAAGCGTTTTTTCAATCTGGGTGTCACCGATGTTTTCCTCGGAGCAGGAGATAAGGTGGCCATTTTTAACCAATATCTTCAGGATAAAAACATTACTGCAGGAGAAGTGCTTTACATGGGCGACGATATTCCTGATTTAAAAGTAATGAAACTGGTAGGGCTTCCAACCTGCCCGGCAGATGCCGTAGAAGAAATAAAAGCGATATCTGCATTTATTTCTCCTTACAATGGAGGCAAAACCGCTGTCCGCGATATTATCGAAAAAGTAATGAAAGTACAGGGCAGATGGCATGACGAAAATCCAAATGCTGCCGATTCGGGGATGTAA
- a CDS encoding nucleotide-binding universal stress UspA family protein (product_source=COG0589; cath_funfam=3.40.50.620; cog=COG0589; pfam=PF00582; superfamily=52402), protein MSTYLVPVDFSSTADHAAKYAARLSFAMTNSKIILLNAYYVSEYESILPTPDLIVTTDVHIADEITRRLEALEKLKVKMLEINPKAEIEIYLTRETLLRSIIDRVNREEIELIIIGSNGKKAKDESDIGSNAIKISKSSPVPVLVVPPKADYQSIRKAILACDFKKVKEVIPMHTLKNILSKHALELLVLNINSGDVIDLKEKHFLHEMLKDFSPAYHYADHPDAIKGIVKFAKNEEAQLIIALPKKYSFFESLLHESVSQKLTIKSHVPVLLLKD, encoded by the coding sequence ATGAGCACATACCTTGTACCAGTAGATTTTTCGAGCACCGCAGATCATGCTGCCAAATATGCCGCCAGGCTGAGTTTTGCGATGACGAACTCAAAAATTATACTGCTTAATGCCTATTATGTTTCAGAATACGAAAGCATTTTGCCAACACCCGATTTAATTGTTACTACAGATGTTCATATCGCTGATGAAATTACGAGAAGGCTCGAAGCACTGGAAAAACTTAAGGTAAAAATGCTCGAGATCAATCCCAAGGCTGAAATAGAAATTTACCTCACTAGAGAAACATTGTTACGTTCTATCATCGATCGGGTAAATAGAGAAGAGATCGAACTCATTATTATCGGTAGTAATGGTAAAAAAGCGAAAGACGAAAGCGATATAGGCTCTAATGCGATTAAAATTTCTAAATCAAGCCCGGTTCCGGTTTTGGTTGTTCCACCTAAGGCCGATTATCAGTCGATCCGTAAAGCCATTTTGGCCTGCGATTTTAAAAAGGTTAAAGAGGTGATTCCCATGCACACACTTAAAAATATTTTAAGCAAACATGCCTTAGAACTTTTGGTGCTTAATATTAACTCTGGTGATGTTATTGACTTGAAGGAAAAACACTTTTTACATGAAATGCTCAAAGATTTTTCTCCCGCTTATCATTATGCTGATCATCCTGATGCGATTAAGGGTATAGTAAAATTTGCTAAAAATGAAGAAGCCCAGCTGATTATCGCATTGCCCAAAAAGTATAGTTTTTTCGAAAGTCTGCTTCACGAAAGTGTATCCCAAAAATTGACCATTAAATCACATGTACCCGTACTATTGTTAAAAGATTAA
- a CDS encoding septum formation protein (product_source=KO:K06287; cath_funfam=3.90.950.10; cog=COG0424; ko=KO:K06287; pfam=PF02545; superfamily=52972; tigrfam=TIGR00172): MPANFPPIILASKSPRRQELLTLMGLNFKVELKDVDESYPSDLSPAEIAVYISEQKAKAFTANGEIVITADTIVALNGEILGKPEDRSHAQEMLKKLSGSRHEVFTGVTLVKGDKIHSFYDRTEVYCKSVTADEIDFYIDNYKPFDKAGSYGVQDWWGIVVVERIEGSYTNVMGLPTEKLYNELLKFI; the protein is encoded by the coding sequence ATGCCCGCCAATTTCCCTCCCATTATTTTAGCATCTAAATCGCCACGTAGACAAGAGCTTTTAACGCTTATGGGCTTAAATTTTAAAGTCGAACTGAAAGATGTAGATGAAAGCTACCCATCGGATTTAAGCCCCGCAGAAATTGCTGTTTACATTTCAGAACAGAAGGCTAAGGCTTTTACTGCTAATGGTGAAATAGTGATTACAGCTGATACCATTGTGGCTTTAAACGGAGAAATTTTGGGTAAACCTGAAGATAGGTCGCATGCACAAGAAATGTTAAAAAAACTATCGGGAAGCAGACATGAGGTTTTTACAGGTGTAACACTTGTTAAAGGCGATAAAATTCATTCGTTTTACGATAGGACAGAAGTTTACTGTAAGTCTGTTACTGCTGACGAAATTGATTTCTACATTGATAATTATAAACCCTTTGATAAGGCCGGAAGTTATGGCGTGCAAGATTGGTGGGGCATTGTCGTAGTAGAGCGTATAGAAGGCTCTTATACTAATGTAATGGGCTTGCCAACAGAAAAGCTATATAATGAACTGTTGAAGTTTATTTAA
- a CDS encoding FeS assembly protein IscX (product_source=TIGR03412; cath_funfam=1.10.10.600; cog=COG2975; pfam=PF04384; superfamily=140319; tigrfam=TIGR03412): MNNDKFALPFYWNDYEDIAMSLYEKFGDDFTEAKIYRIRFTELLEWVLALPNFKGTREESSEGHLEQIQSAWVYEWRDNQ, translated from the coding sequence ATGAATAACGATAAATTTGCTTTACCTTTTTACTGGAACGATTATGAAGATATTGCAATGTCTTTATATGAGAAATTTGGTGATGATTTTACAGAAGCCAAAATCTACCGTATCCGCTTTACCGAACTTTTAGAATGGGTTTTAGCATTGCCAAACTTTAAAGGCACCCGCGAAGAAAGCAGTGAAGGCCATCTAGAGCAAATTCAATCTGCCTGGGTTTACGAGTGGAGAGATAATCAATAA
- a CDS encoding exopolyphosphatase/guanosine-5'-triphosphate,3'-diphosphate pyrophosphatase (product_source=KO:K01524; cath_funfam=3.30.420.40; cog=COG0248; ko=KO:K01524; pfam=PF02541; smart=SM00895; superfamily=53067): MDSSKQLPKNHCEAFQNTKIQTMRIAVIDLGTNTFHLLIAETTGNQPEILYKTNVPVKLGEGRINDNIIIPAAFERGVNCLETFSHTIAEYQVNEVRATATSAVRSAENGQDFVDAVKERTGISIETISGDEEAELIYQGVKLSGAITEISLIMDIGGGSVEFILCDPEKLIWKKSYNIGAARLMQQFFKSDPISDEEKNAILFHIQNQLADLFEICEKYRPEILIGSAGAFETFAELIIRKNNLTADINTAKTFAFNFDDYIATSIKLLNATHKERGEMPGMIPLRIDMIVIAALITNYVLGRAKINRLTLSTYDLKMGVLASKL, encoded by the coding sequence ATGGATAGCAGTAAACAGTTACCAAAGAACCACTGCGAAGCTTTCCAAAATACAAAAATACAGACTATGCGCATTGCAGTTATCGACCTGGGCACAAATACCTTCCATTTACTTATTGCTGAAACTACAGGAAATCAGCCTGAAATTTTATACAAAACCAATGTGCCTGTTAAATTGGGCGAAGGAAGAATTAATGACAATATTATCATTCCTGCAGCCTTTGAAAGAGGTGTGAACTGTCTTGAAACGTTTAGCCATACAATTGCTGAATATCAGGTTAATGAGGTAAGGGCTACCGCTACTTCGGCGGTTAGAAGCGCAGAAAACGGGCAAGATTTTGTTGATGCAGTAAAAGAAAGAACCGGAATAAGCATTGAAACGATTAGCGGCGATGAAGAGGCTGAATTAATTTACCAAGGTGTAAAACTGAGCGGAGCAATTACAGAGATATCTTTGATTATGGATATTGGTGGTGGAAGCGTAGAATTTATCCTGTGCGATCCCGAAAAACTGATTTGGAAAAAAAGTTATAACATTGGGGCAGCGCGTTTAATGCAGCAGTTCTTTAAATCAGATCCAATTTCCGACGAAGAAAAGAACGCTATTTTATTTCACATTCAAAATCAACTTGCAGATCTTTTCGAAATCTGCGAAAAATACCGTCCTGAAATTTTAATCGGATCTGCTGGGGCCTTCGAAACATTTGCTGAGCTCATTATCAGAAAAAACAACTTAACAGCAGATATTAATACGGCCAAAACTTTCGCATTCAATTTCGACGACTACATTGCAACTTCGATCAAACTACTCAATGCTACGCATAAAGAACGGGGCGAAATGCCAGGAATGATCCCTTTAAGGATAGATATGATTGTGATTGCGGCCCTAATTACCAACTATGTACTGGGCAGAGCAAAAATAAACCGGTTAACACTCTCTACCTATGATTTGAAAATGGGTGTTTTGGCCAGTAAATTATAA